DNA sequence from the Stigmatella aurantiaca genome:
GCTTGGCGTCCTCCACCTTCTCCTTCACCTTGCCCTTGAAGGTGTCGGCCTTTCCTTCGGCCTCGAGCTCCCGGTCACCGGTCGCCACGCCCACCGTCTCCTTCACCTTCCCCTTCAGCTTGTCGTTCCACTCACCCATGGTGTGTCCTCCTGAAGGCGCACGCTTCCGCTCTCTGTAGGGAAGATGTGCACGCCGGTGTGGGTGAACAGGGGCTGTCCGCTCGCTCCCCCTGCGTTCGCTAGTCCGCCAGGGGAGCAGGCAGGTCAGCGAGCCCTCCGTCCCGCGAGAGCACCGGCCACCGCAGCGCTTCGGCCAGCGCGCCCATGAGGTAGCCCAGCCGCCGCAGGCGCTCGCGCGGCTCCGGCCCCTCCGCCTCGAAACTCGTGGGCTCCAGGTAGGCGAGCTGCACCGAGGCCCGGCCCTGCAACATCTCCACCCGCCTCTCAAGTTCCTCCAGCCGGGCGTGCACCGCGTCCAGGAAGGCCTCCACCCGGCCCAGCGCCTCACTGGCCTCGCCGAAGGCGCGCACCACCTCGGCCTCCGCCGCCACCGTGGGCAGACACGCCGCCGCCGGGTACAGCGCCACGCCCGCCACCTCCACCGGGGGCCCATCCGGCGTCAGCACCCCGCGGTCCAGCCACTCCAGCATCGCCTCCCACCCGGGCGGCGGCTCCTCGCCGCTCACGCCCCGCAGGGCCCACGCCCGGCGCGAGCCCCGGAGCACCGGCCCCCGGGGCAGCGCGGTCAGCGCGTCCCGTCCGGGGCCCGTCAGCACCTCGCGCGCGCTCGCCTGGCCCCAGCGCTCCAGCCGCTCCAGCAGGATGAGGAAGGGCTCCGCCGTCTCCCGCCGCGCGCGCTCCTGGCGCTCGGCGTAGGCGCGCATCCGCTCCTTCACGCGCTGCCGGGCGGACCGCACCGCCGCCACCTGTGCGCCGTGCCGTGCCATCGCCTCCGCGGCCGGTGTGCCCTCGGCGAAGACGGGCCGCGCGGAGGCATCCTCCAGCACCCGCTTCACCCCGAGCCCCAGCGCCGTGAGCGCCAGCCCGCCCAGCGCGACCGGCAGAAAGATGGGCATGCGGACATTCCTCCTCGCCAGAACCCTGGCCGGCACCTTCCCGCTCACCTTAATGGCTCCGGGCCCCTCCCCGGTATGGCCCCCTCCTGCACGCCCCTCTCCCGGCAGGCGGGCAGGCCCTCGTCATGCGTGCGCCCCGCGCGGTGCTAACCCGCGCGGGCCTGCGCCACCGGCGGCGCCTCCTCCAGCGGCGGCACATACGGCCACTGCGGCAGGGGGCCCTTGCCCGCCTCGCGCGTGAGGTAGTCCGCCGCGATGTTCGCGCTCTCCATGATGGTGAGCAGCCCGCTGCCCGGATGCGTTCCGCCGCCCACCCAGTACAGCCCCTTCACGTCCGGACTCTTCACCTTCGGGCGCAGCGGCCCCAGTTGCAGCCAGGTGTGCGAGAGGTTGAAGACGGCGCCCCGGAACACGTGGAAGTCGTCCCGCCACGTCTCCGCCGTGAAGTAGCGCTCCGCGCGGATGTGCTTGCGCACGTCCTTCAGCCCCACCTTGGCGAGCATGTCCGGAATGCGCTCGCGCAGCACCCGCTCCGTGGCGGCCCAGTCCACCTCCCGGGACGTGTTCGGCGTGGGCACCAGCACGTACAGCGTGGAGTGGCCTTCCGGCGCCCCCGAGGGGTCCGTCACGCACGGGTTGCACACGTAGAAGGGCGGATCCTCCAAGTCGAGCACCCGGTCCTCCAGCGCGTCCCGGTCCGTTCTGCGCGCGTTCTCGGACATATAAATGAGGTGGTGCGGCAGGTCCCGGTACACCGTGTCCAGGCCGTAGTAGGCCATGAAGGTGCTGCACGAGAACTTCGCCCGCTCCAGCGAGTCGTCCGACAGGCGCGTGCCCTCGCGGATGTCCGCCGGGATGAGGTTCTGCGCCGCGTACGCCAGGTCCGCGTTCACCACCACCGCGTCCGCGTCGAGCTGCTCGCCGCTCGCCAGCCGCACGCCCACCACCCGCCCCGCGTCCACGCGCACCTGCTCCACCGCCTCGCCCATGCGGAAAACGGCCCCCAGGTCCTCCGCGCAGCGCTTCATCCCCCGCGCCAGCGCCCGGAAGCCCCCGTCCACGTGCCACACCCCGAAGGCCAGCTCCAGGAACGGAATCACCCCGAACACCGACGAGCACGTGGTGGGGTGCAGCCCCAGGTACTTCGAGGGGTACGCCAGCGCGTACGTCACCCGGTCATCGTGGAAGAACGAGTCCAGGTGCCGGTACAGTGTCTGCCACGGCTTGAAGCGCAGCGTGGAGGCCAGGCGCCACGGGGCGTAGTAGCCCAGGCTGCCCGCGTTGGTGGCGATGAACTTCTCGTAGGCGATGCCGTACTTCTCCCGGCCCTCCGCCATCCACGCGCGCATCGCCTGGGGCAGCGCCGGGCCGAACTTCGCCAGCTCCGCCTCCATGTGCGCGAGGTTCTTCGAGGTGTCCAGGGAGGTGCCGTCCCAGAAGTGCACCCGCGTGTTCGGGTCCAGCGGGACGAGCTTCACGTAGTCCTCCATGCGCTTGCCGGACCGCACGAAGATGCGCTCCAGCACCCCGGGCAACTGGAGGATGGAGGGCCCCGTGTCCAGCGCGTACTCCCCGTTGGCCCCCAGGGTCAGCCCCTTCATCCGCCCCCCGGGCACCGGGTCCTTCTCCACCACGGTGACCTTCAGCCCCTGCCCGGCGAGGTTGATGGCCGCCGACAACCCGCCCGGCCCCGAGCCCACCACGATGACATGTCGCACCATGTCCCAGAGAATGCCTCGCTCCCCCTCCCCACTCAGGAGCGGACTCCGGGAAGCCTGGCCTTTCGTCTGGTGTACAACCCTTGAAGGAGAAGGTTTCCGCTCCAGGACAGCCCTGGTAAGCGGGAGAGCTTGGACCCGAGACCCACGCCCCCCATGACACCCACTCCCCGCAAGGTGCTCCTGTTCGTCCTGGAGGGACAACGCTACGCGCTGCCGTCGATGGATGTGCGCGAGCTGGTGCGCGCCGTGAGCCTCACCCCCCTGCCCCGCGCGCCCGATGTCGTGGAGGGCCTGCTCAACCTGCGCGGCCAGCTCCTGCCCGTGCTGGACTTGCGCCGCCGCTTCCGGCTCCCCGCCCGCCCGCTGTCCCCCGCCGACCACTTCATCATCGCCCGAGCGGGCCCCCGCGAGGTGGGGCTCCGGGTGGACCGCGCCGAGGGGCTGCTCCCCCTGGAGCCTGGCGCCCTGGACGAGGCCCCCACCACCCTGCCCGGCGTGGGCTACGTGGCCGGCGCCGTGAAGCTGCCGGAGGGGCTGGTGCTCGTGCATGACCTGAAGACGTTCCTGTCCGAGGCCGAGGCGCTCGCGCTCGACACGGCGCTCACGGCCGTTCCGGAGGCGACGTGAGCCTGGAGCAGGCGCCCTGGAGCCACCCGGGCTATGGGCTCGTCTTCGCCTACGTCCAGCAGCGCGCGGGCCTGCAGCTACCCACGTGCATCCCCGCCGCCGAGGAGGGCATCGCCCGGGCCATGGCCCGCACGGGCCTGGAGGATCTCCGCCTCTACCAGAGCCTGCTGGCCTCGGATCCAAGCGTCTTCGATGCGCTGCTCAACGAGCTGACCATCGGCGAGACGTACTTCTTCCGCACGCACGAGCACTTCGACTTCCTGCGCCACCAGGCCCTGCCCGAGTTGCGGCGGATGCGTGGCCCGGAGCACGCCATGCGCGTGTGGAGCGCCGGGTGCTCCTCGGGGGAGGAGCCCTACTCGCTGGCGGTGCTCCTCATGGAGGAGGGCTACGGGCACCGCATGGAGGTGCACGCCACGGACATCTCCCGCGCGGCGCTCGCCCACGCACAGCAGGCCCACTACAGCGCCTGGTCCCTGCGCAGCACCGGCGCGGAGCGCATGCGGCCCTTCCTGCGCCAGGAGGACAAGCGCTACGTGCTCGCCCCCGAGGTGCGCCAGCGCGTGCGCTTCCAGTACCTCAACCTCGCCCTGGACACCTGGCCCTCGCCGGAGAGCGGCATCGGCGGCATGGACATCATCTTCTGCCGCAACGTCCTCATCTACTTCACCCGCGACACCATCGCCGCCGTGGCCCGCAGGCTCTACGAGAGCCTGGCCGACGGGGGCTTTCTCATCACCGGCCCGTCGGACCCCAGCCTGTCCGGGTTCGCCCCCCTGGAGCCGCTGCTCACCGGCTGGGGCGTCGCTTGGCAGCGGCTCGCCCCCGGGGTGCGGCCCGCCCCCGCCGCGCCGCCTTCCTTCGCCTCGCTGCCGCCGCTGCCGCCGCTCCCCGTGGCACCGGCCCCCGTGCGCTTTCCCACCCCGCCTCCCCTGCCGGTGCTCCCCCCGCCGGTGCTGTCCCCGCCCACCGCGCCCCCCCCGGCCCCCGTGCCGCCGCGCCCCCCCGACCGGCTGGAGCCGGCCCGGCAGGCCATGGAGCGGGGCGACTGGCAAGACGCGGCGCAGCTGGCGCGCGCCCAGGCGGATGGGCCCGAGTCCGCAGAGGTGGCCATCCGGGCCCTGGCCAACGTGAACCCCGAGGCCGCCGCGGCGGCCTGTGCCGAGGCCGCGTCCCGGTTTCCCCTCGCCGCGGGGCTGCGCTACCTGGAGGCCGTGCTGCTGCTGGGCCTGGGAAGGCTCGCCGAGGCCGAGCGCGCGGCGCGCCAGGTGGTCTACCTGGAGCCCCGCCTGGCCGTGGCCCACCTGACGCTCGGCCACGTGCTGCGCCGCCGCAATGACACCGCCGGGGCCGCGCGCGCCTTCCGCTCCGCAGAGGAGCTGTGCGCCGCGCTGCCGCCGGACACCGCCGTGCCCCTGTCCGAGGGCGAGCGCGCCGGGAGCCTCGCCCGGGTGGCCCATGACGAGCGCCTCCGCCTGGAGCTGATGATGACGACGCCGGAGGAGCGCTGATGCCGGAACGCAAGACAGGCGGCCTGGACTGGGCCGAGGCCCGCGCGCGGTTGGAGCGCATGATGGAGACGGCGGCGCAGGCCGAGACCCTGTCCCCCGCGAAGGCCCGGGAGGTGCTCGATGCCCGGGCGCAGGAGCTCGCCCGGCCTCCGCCCGCGGAGCGCACCGCGAGCCACCTGGTGGAAGTGGCCCGCTTCCGCCTGGGCGGGCAGATGTACGCGCTGTCCACGCGCTTTCTGC
Encoded proteins:
- a CDS encoding CheR family methyltransferase — translated: MSLEQAPWSHPGYGLVFAYVQQRAGLQLPTCIPAAEEGIARAMARTGLEDLRLYQSLLASDPSVFDALLNELTIGETYFFRTHEHFDFLRHQALPELRRMRGPEHAMRVWSAGCSSGEEPYSLAVLLMEEGYGHRMEVHATDISRAALAHAQQAHYSAWSLRSTGAERMRPFLRQEDKRYVLAPEVRQRVRFQYLNLALDTWPSPESGIGGMDIIFCRNVLIYFTRDTIAAVARRLYESLADGGFLITGPSDPSLSGFAPLEPLLTGWGVAWQRLAPGVRPAPAAPPSFASLPPLPPLPVAPAPVRFPTPPPLPVLPPPVLSPPTAPPPAPVPPRPPDRLEPARQAMERGDWQDAAQLARAQADGPESAEVAIRALANVNPEAAAAACAEAASRFPLAAGLRYLEAVLLLGLGRLAEAERAARQVVYLEPRLAVAHLTLGHVLRRRNDTAGAARAFRSAEELCAALPPDTAVPLSEGERAGSLARVAHDERLRLELMMTTPEER
- a CDS encoding chemotaxis protein CheW, whose translation is MTPTPRKVLLFVLEGQRYALPSMDVRELVRAVSLTPLPRAPDVVEGLLNLRGQLLPVLDLRRRFRLPARPLSPADHFIIARAGPREVGLRVDRAEGLLPLEPGALDEAPTTLPGVGYVAGAVKLPEGLVLVHDLKTFLSEAEALALDTALTAVPEAT
- a CDS encoding phytoene desaturase family protein, with the translated sequence MVRHVIVVGSGPGGLSAAINLAGQGLKVTVVEKDPVPGGRMKGLTLGANGEYALDTGPSILQLPGVLERIFVRSGKRMEDYVKLVPLDPNTRVHFWDGTSLDTSKNLAHMEAELAKFGPALPQAMRAWMAEGREKYGIAYEKFIATNAGSLGYYAPWRLASTLRFKPWQTLYRHLDSFFHDDRVTYALAYPSKYLGLHPTTCSSVFGVIPFLELAFGVWHVDGGFRALARGMKRCAEDLGAVFRMGEAVEQVRVDAGRVVGVRLASGEQLDADAVVVNADLAYAAQNLIPADIREGTRLSDDSLERAKFSCSTFMAYYGLDTVYRDLPHHLIYMSENARRTDRDALEDRVLDLEDPPFYVCNPCVTDPSGAPEGHSTLYVLVPTPNTSREVDWAATERVLRERIPDMLAKVGLKDVRKHIRAERYFTAETWRDDFHVFRGAVFNLSHTWLQLGPLRPKVKSPDVKGLYWVGGGTHPGSGLLTIMESANIAADYLTREAGKGPLPQWPYVPPLEEAPPVAQARAG
- a CDS encoding CsbD family protein, translating into MGEWNDKLKGKVKETVGVATGDRELEAEGKADTFKGKVKEKVEDAKRVIKDAVDSNRTDRREP